The nucleotide sequence cagcacaggagctttgtaattgcgacatggcctccatcctccattccagcctctaaatggcgctctgtccctttggtggcttgccctgtgcccatatggcacattatgcccacatatggggtattttcgtaatcaggggaaactaccctacacgttttgtgttaattttcttttttaaccccttgtggaaatggaaaaaatcaaggctagaccaacatttagtgtaatttttgtaaaatttttactctaaatcattaatcttgtcatgattttttcattttcacaaggggctaaaagataaaaaaaaaacactaaatgtgtagagcaatttcccctgagtacggaaataccccacatgtggacataaagcgccatgcgggtgcagggtaagcctccgaagggaaggagcgccatttggtttttgaaggctggatttggatggaatggattttaaggggccatgttgcattcaaaaggcctctgtgttgccaagacagttgaacccccccacaagtgaccccattatggaaactacacccctcaaggaatgtaacaaggggtgtagtgagcatatggaccccactggtgacgggcacaaatgtggaacaatgtggcgtgaaaatgaaatattacatgttttacactataatgttggtttagccttgaatttatcattttcacaaggggttaaaagagaaaaaaacacacaatatgtgtagagcaatttcccccgagtccgtaaataccccacatgtggacataaagcgccatgtgggcgcagggcaagcctccgaagggaaggagcgccatttggattttggaggttggatttggctagaatggatgatgaacgccatgtcgcatttacagagccctcgtgctgccaaaacactggaaaccccccacaagttaccccattctggaaactgcacccctcagggaatctaacaagaggtgcagtgaggatatggaccccttgatgacgggcacatttgtgccatgaaagtgaaaaaatgaaattttttacttttacgtcacattgttccacatttgtgcccgtcaccagtggggtccatatgctcactgtgccccttgttagattccttgaggggtgtagtttccagaatggggtcacttgtggggggtttccagggtcttggcagcacgagggctctgtaaatgcgacatggcccttgaaatcctttccagtgaaattcagcttccaaaagccaattggcgctccttccctttggaggctcgtcctgcgcccccttggcactttatcgccacatgtggggtatttccgtactcgggagaaactgcgctacacattttgtgtcttttttttcctcttatccctttaagaaaatgaaaaattgaaggctagaacaacgttttagtgtaaaaaataaatttttcttttttcacgccatattgttcggaaaatctgtgaagcacctgtggggtccaaatgctcaccgcaccccttgttacattccttgaggggtgtagttttctaaatggtgtccctttaggggtgttttttaggttttggcaccccagagcctctaccaacctgaagtggtacagtcagaaatgaccaaatataacggaggcgttgaaattcactaggcgctcctttgtatctgaggcttgtggttgcgtcaaatagcgcaatagggccacatatggggtatttctataaactgcagaaacggggcaataattatttgggtgcatttctttggtaataggtttataattatgaaaaatattggattacaataaaatctctgcacagaaaaatgcagtttttcacattttttcacattatttgggtttttttcataaagatttgttatgattatcgactccaatttactagaaatgtaaagtacaatatgtcacgagaaaacaatctcagaatcagccggataggtaaaagcatcccgaagttattaatgactaaagtgacactggtcatattcataaaatttgtctctgtcattaaggccatttcaggctctgtccttaaggggttaataataataataataataataataataataataataataataataatttaaaaaaatcatctcGTAGACATTAGAAATATGTTACTGATATGATAAGGATAATTTTACCTAAATTGAAGCAGGAACTCCCAACAACCAGTCAGATCTGCAAGatggtttgttaaaggggttttactaTCTTTGAAAATTATCCTTTATCCACAGGATAATGGACACCTAGCTGATCGGTGGGAGTCTAGCCGATGGGGCAACCTGTGTTCTTAACGTCACAGGGTGCTGTAttggtcagacccccaccgatactgatactatacttCTGTGGCTGGCTTAAAGATCATTGGGTAATTTAGTTAAAATGGTTCTTTGTGTTGCTGTTTAAGGTGGACTGCATAGAGGAAGCCCTGCACAGAACGCGTCAGACAGATCTCCAAGTCTCCATTCTGCTGGACTACACCAGAGGATCACGGGGTCAGTCATGGTTCTGGTACTGTGTCCTGTGATGTGATCACTGAGAGACCTCCATCACATCGGAGGGGCATGTGGCCGTTGTACTTACACGTACACTGTTGCCCTGTTTAATAGCCTTTTATTTTCCTTTTGTTTCACACATCTTGTCTCTCTTCACAGGAAAGAAGAATTCCCGCACTATGTTGCTCCCCTTGCTGCGTAGATACCCGGAGCGAGTACGCGTGTCCCTCTTTCACACTCCAAACCTGCGAGGACTCCTGCGCCTGCTTGCACCTGAGAGATTTAACGAGACAATCGGTCTACAGCACATGAAGATCTATCTGTTTGATGACAATgttatcctgagtgggtaggtatattatctatctaactatctaacTATCTGTAACCAGAAGCAACTTTCTTAAAGGGAGTGTGTTATCAGGAAATATGCCCAGTATTAGGAATATGGCCAGTAATGTTTTCCATTCATGTCAACGGGACAGCTCCTGTTGTAAAGCAGATCACTAAATAGTACTAAAAACtgttcaggcaagatggctgcccccatatcaATGTACCAaaaaaccccccccccaaaaaacacacaATCAGAAAAGTACCTCTCTGCTGCAAGCGGGACACCAGACACTCGGAATCaattttagagatgagcgtaactcaAGCACTCGGCTCCGATCTTTcagcatttaattaccagtggctgaataagttggatgcagccctagggagtccagataAACCTGCATACAGcctataggccctattccacagaacgattattggccttattcggccaataatcgtcccgtggaatagaaggcaacgatcaaccacattgatcatgtcggctgatcgttgctgttgtttgtctttcaacatgttgaaagacaagcgattgtgatagcagcgatctgctaccttcgccccgtggaataggaacagtggcagcagaccgccactatcctctatgggctgcccggacgatctagccatccctgcggcccctcccgcactcgctGCCACTGCGTGTAatggcggtggcagcgagcggggaatgaggagcaaacgagagctgtCAGCtcctcagtcggcccgtggaataggggctcatggctgtatccatgtttttccaaaccccctagggctgcatccaacttcttcagccaccaccaTTAAGATGCCGAACATTTGGACGCAAGCATGCTtgcgttgcgctcatctctaatcactttgCCTCTAACCAAATGTTTTAcgggaaaaatccctttaagatagTTCGGCAGATCCCTGCTCCACATTGTTTCGGTATTTATTTCATGACTTGTATGATTACTTTTAGAGCAAACCTGAGTGACTCCTACTTTACCAATCGCCAGGACCGTTATATTCTGCTGCAGGGCTGCTCAGAAGTGGCGGATTTCTTCAGCGAGTTGGTGGAGGCCGTCGGAGATGTTTCCCTTCAGCTTGAGCCAGATGATACGATTCACGTAGAAGAGGGAATGGAGCACCCGTACGAAGGCAAGTGTCAAAAACGAGAATGGACGACTTTATTTGTTTGCTTTATTGCAGCTGTgggaaactacaattctcatcatgccatcataggaattgtagttttgcaacagcttggggGCCACAGGGGCAAAGGAAAGAGGTGATGAGGTTATATTCTGGAAGTGGTTATTGGAGTTTACAAGGCTCTTTGAGATTAAATGGCAGCATTTACATGACGTTAATGCAGGTTTATTTCCTGTCTGATTGATTTGGCCTTATATGACATGTAATAAATGGCTGGTAGTTAATTTCATAATTTTACAGGTAACAAAACCAAATACTGTGAAGCTGCCAAGAAAAGAGTAATGAACGTGATAGAGACGGCAAGACACAAGCAGTGCGAGCTGCACAGCGCCAGCTTCCAGAGCCGGGAGCCAGCCTCGGGCACAGAGCCACCGGATACTTGGGTTTACCCGCTGATACAAATGAAACCTTTTGGAATACAGATAGATGAGTTGGTCACAGAGACTTTGCTGACTGAAGCGGAGAGAGGAGACAAGCTTCATCTGACCACCGGCTACTTTAACCTGACACAAGGTTATATGGACTTGGTGCTGGGCACAAGGGCTGACTACAACATCCTCTTGGCGTCACCAGAAGTCAATGGTTTCTTTGGAGCTAAGGGGGTTGCAGGCGCTATACCAGTGGCTTATGTACATATAGAGCATCAGTTTTATAATGAAGTCTGTAAACAAGGACAGCGGCTAAGAGTCCAACTCCGAGAGTACTTCAGAGAGCACTGGACCTTCCATGCTAAAGGTAAGACTGTGTTTTGGAAAAGAGGGGTGTCTCCCACTACGCCCCTTTTATGAACTAAGTGATCCCATCATTGTCATGTCATGGTTTTTTAAGGGGGCTCTATGAGATTGTATTGTGGCTATTGATCGCATTAACTAATTGTATTACCTATGAACCAATAATTGTATTAAATAGTTGTATTACCAATGGCGTAGTTTTGGTAAAGTAAAAGCAGACCCTGTAATCTGATATCACACAAACCCAATAGCACTCCATAATCGGTCATTAATCCAATCCATCTGGAGTTATGCTCCATGCACAGAATGGACCGCAAAATGTATGCAGAACGGAGCTGCGGGCTACAGTTCCGTCCATTCTTTATAGAGACGTCAAAAAGAGCCGAAAGCatccttaaagtgtcgctgtcgtttaagttgtttttgcagaaatcaatagtacatgtgaatttaagaaactttgtaattgggtttattaggcaaatatgccattatctgcattcaaaaagctttcccccccctctctctcattcactgctcattatcaggaaatctcaactcttaaatcagtcgagccctgtgtaacctatggagaggggaggggggatgagggagattagtcaccagcagagagcagagaacaaaggattacacagcgggacctatgtgaaagccgctattcagatcagagaggtcagtgctgacttcagaggagagagcccggagatgtagctgtaaattaactttgttgtcctgttttggtgccgtagctccctccacccctcccctctccataagaggacaatgaagacaggaggagagcttgaaactgctttttcattataaaaatgcatttttcggctaataaaaccaattacaaagttttttaaaatctcctggattattgatttctgcacacaaaaaaaaatgaccgtgacactttaagctttctTCAGCTGCTTCAAACAGAATGAACTGAAAATAAAGACAAAGAGaggcacaggcgcctcgtgtgataccagaggCAAACCTGGAGAGTGTAGGGGCGGTATTGTGCTCACCTTAAAGCCACTTGGGCTAGTAGCGTATCACCCTAATTAGGGTATATATCCAAGCCGGGGTCTCTTGCTTGCTAGCTGGATTCACAGGACTGCAAAAGCTGGTGGTACCtctaaacgggatgctcccagggGGGCCCGTGTGTAaacaagagtaaaaagaaaaatccaaaaaaatggtgccattaccagcgctgtcactgccagaaaatccaattcaacaggcgaatgaagaaaaacttgtttatttaGTTGCACAAGGTTGTCAGACGTGCTGTGATCTAGTTACCTAAGGGAGACGGACTGAGAGGACACACTATAGATTTGCTTCCTCTAATACGGCTCTTTGGAGATACCAGTACACAGCTAGTATTACCATTGAGCATATATTACACCCCCATGTTGTGTTCTCAGGAACCGctacagctgtcaatcacattACATGTCTAAAACACAATAAGCTTTACTGATGGAGAATTCCTTTAAGGATAGGAATATAATAGTACATTATTGCTCCACCCATACAATCAtaattttagttgttttttttctttcaattaacAAACTAggaaacaagttaaacagaactAATGTGATTATTGGGAATCTGAACATCAGGAACCGGTCAGATAAACACATTCCTAAACACTGAACTATAAGGCGAGGACACAGACGCATAGACCCGCACCCATCTGGCTGTACCATTGCTGACCTTTTCACTGCTTATAAGGAGATGCCAAGTCCTCTCTGGTCACATCTGTTTAGATTTGCCGTTCAGGAGTTTAGAAGAGTTGGGTGATATACCATTTTACCAGTCTGTTTTTTTGTGGTCACCTGACAATGACTGGCACTCTCTTAACGTAAGCTCAGATAGCAGCTAAGCCCGGGTTCTGCCCATACAGGCCTGGGTAACACAAGACGTGAGTAACGTGGTCAAGTCAGGACCCGCTCTGCTTTTAAGTAAGTGTCGGGGACTGTGCTTTAGGTGGAACAATACATGAACAGCTCTTATTCTCCTTCTCCTCAGTCTGTGCTATAGAAACCTAGCTCAGGTGTCCTATGTCTTAGAAACAAGCCGAACCTGACAATCTACTGACCGTAAATCCTGATCTACTCAGAGACTGCCAGGAAACCACAGCGGGGTGAACGCCTGTGTGCTGTGATGTTTTATGGGCGACGCTGATCTTTTCACTATATCTGTTTGTCTAATGACAGCTCCACATTCTGCAGTTTATGAATAGCGCTCGGCTTTTTATAACCCGATAATTTTTTTATCGCCCCCTACAGGTCTCTGGCTGTATCCTGCAGGCAAGAACACGCCGTGTCTTACACTTATTGGCTCTCCAAACTTTGGGTACAGGTCTGTTCACCGAGACTTGGAGGCGCAGATCGCCCTAGTGACTGAAAACCAAGAACTACAGCGGCAGCTTCATCAGGTGACCGTCATCTCCAGGGaggggggtgatgatgatgatgacacagGGGGCTCGTGGGTGTGATGGCTTCTGTTATGACCCGTGGGACTTGCTCTATTTAAAGAGCCGTCTGTGGTTTTATTGTCATTGCTGAAGTGTCTGTCATAGAGAATCCCCTCTACGTCTGCTAAGGTGGTTTCTCTTCTGCTCTctccccctcagctgcctcccatGACCTCCCATCTGTATCTTTGGTTTTGTATGACAGATGCTTTTATTTTTATCTGTAATGAGAAATAACTTGGCCTGAGAGGTGTGAGAGGCTCAGAACCATCCTTACATACGGTCCTgacacttctcacagctgagcatttgctgcagttatatccagtgtcTAGGTATATCGGCCTTACAGACCTCTCTCATCTTCTATttgttacagtatataggggatgaTAAAATATATAGTCCACTCCCGACTCTTTAGCTCACTTAGGATGGTCTAGACTGAATGCAGATGTAACACAACCTATGCTGTGAGAAATATAAGGTCTCCATTCCCTGAATGTTAAAGGGGtggttctcaaaaaaaaaaaatctttcaaatgagCTGGTGCCAGAcatctgtaatttatttctatttaaaaatctccagtcttgcagtacttatcagctgctgtatgtcctgcaggaagtattgtattc is from Dendropsophus ebraccatus isolate aDenEbr1 chromosome 14, aDenEbr1.pat, whole genome shotgun sequence and encodes:
- the PGS1 gene encoding CDP-diacylglycerol--glycerol-3-phosphate 3-phosphatidyltransferase, mitochondrial yields the protein MAAPAVLWRRLRGPGLLALLARLCDRNRDRAGRTPLFLLAPLVAPSVPPAATKRTPLGCVCPRGAHRFQWVGNLVPEFGISSSSVKILSSPAEFYQVMKAQVKTAKKRITMASLYLGTGVLEQELVDCIEEALHRTRQTDLQVSILLDYTRGSRGKKNSRTMLLPLLRRYPERVRVSLFHTPNLRGLLRLLAPERFNETIGLQHMKIYLFDDNVILSGANLSDSYFTNRQDRYILLQGCSEVADFFSELVEAVGDVSLQLEPDDTIHVEEGMEHPYEGNKTKYCEAAKKRVMNVIETARHKQCELHSASFQSREPASGTEPPDTWVYPLIQMKPFGIQIDELVTETLLTEAERGDKLHLTTGYFNLTQGYMDLVLGTRADYNILLASPEVNGFFGAKGVAGAIPVAYVHIEHQFYNEVCKQGQRLRVQLREYFREHWTFHAKGLWLYPAGKNTPCLTLIGSPNFGYRSVHRDLEAQIALVTENQELQRQLHQEQQHLYERSSEVTPATFQHPSRYVKLWVKLVTPLIKNFF